The window CATATATATCggtaaaaaaaaatacttatacACCTATCTCTAATTTTAACATGGCATTATTAAATTTCAAAATTCATATGCTCCTCCTCTCCATTTTCCATTATCATTAAACACTAAGAGCTTACAGTATAAAAAGGAACAATAACTtattcttgatatatatatatatatatatatatatatatatatatatatatatatatatatatatatatatatatatataatttgaggaTTGTTTATAAAGATATAATTGAAATTTTTTTCCCAAAACGTAAGTGGTGAAGTCAAAATTTTATAGCATTGTCAAAATCTTTACCAAATGAATTTAAGTATTGTTTTAGAATATTTAAGTATCCATAGTAACAAATGAATTTTGGAAAGTACTAGAATTTTAGACACCCAAAACATCACATACCACTTTCATCTATTACTTGATtctaaatttattttgatgttttgatggacaaatatgaaattaattattttattagggacacacacacacacacacacacacacacaatgtcATCATTGTAAATGCCAACTAACAAAAATTaactaaaataaattattagtaCATTGTTGAATTTGTAgatattttatatacatatgtaaaacTTAAGTTTATAAAGTAAaacatattaaattatatatatacatatatataactaACTAAAATTAACTAAAAGAAATTATTAGGACATTGTTGAATTTGTAGAtattgtatatacatatgtaaaacttaaatttataaaataaaacatatatatatatatatatatatatacacacagagGCCATGGATCCTTTGGTCCGGCCCGGCCCAATAACTTTCTTATATTACATTGGTTGGGTCTTCCAGAACTGGAGTTTTGCTAGAGAAGATGACATAGTAAGCAAATGAACGAGCCATTGAGAGCAGACAGGTTCTTTGGTTTGCCTTCAATATCTAAAACTGtggatatatatacacatataaggAAGAGAAGACCTGTTAAAATGGTTGCAGTTTCGTGCTTGTCATGGTTTCTAGATTTAGCTTCTCCCGGAAAGCTCGGCAAGTATCAATGACAATCTGATAGATGCATGATAAGGTGAAGACCACGATTCTTGATAGTTCTCCAATCAAGAAAGCAAGGTTCACAGTGCCTCTGGATGGGGCTTTTCATCGAGCACATTACTTGCAAGCATGAACGTTCCTTCGTTCTCGAGCTCGATCGTCGTCTTCTTGACATCGATGTCCGCATACATGGTGTTATAGGTATCATGGATACGTAAATGACGTCACCACGTAAAAAAGGAGCATCGGTTTCCGTTTCTGCTGTCCAATATACCGTGGGCACCCAAACGGGCACCGTTCTTTTAGTACCCGGTCACCATCACCGCTACATAAGGCATCAAGAATCCCACCCTTTTTGCCGTCCAAATGCTTGGAAGCACCGATGGATGAAAGCGAAAGGGTTTGGATGGCCTGGATCTCGCGGTGAGCAATTACCGGACCCTCTCCCTTTATTCCCAGTGGCGCGGTGAGCGGATCTCCCCCACTGTCGCTCCCAACTCGATCTGGTCAGTCACCTTCGTTTCGCCGGCAAATCCCCAATCCCATCTCCAATACTTCCCCTTCTCCGTTTCTCTTCGGCGGCGGTGGATTCGCGTCAGtccgttttcttcttcttttaacgGTTCCAATTACGTTGCTTAGTTGTTCTTTTTTCTCAACATCTTTTGGTTTGAAAGATCGGGagataaaataaatgaaaaatctAATTTTGATCTTGTAAAAAGTAACAGGAGAGACTGATCGTTGTTTTCGCTCAACGGTGAGGGTTTCATTGATTTGTTGATAAATCTTGGATTTGGAAACTTTTTTTTTGTGATGAGCTGATGCGATGTTTTTCTTTTCCTGTTTGTATTTTCTTGCTTTGATTTACTGTATTTGCGCCTGAGATCTGATTTCTTCTTGCTCTTTGAAGACTGGATTGTGGGGAAATTGCAGGGGTTTTGATGGCTTACGAGATATAGTTTGGTCTGGGTTAGAATGAAAATTGTGCTTATGCTCGTTATGGGTTGCTAAATATTTTCGGCAGTAAGATTTCTTTTTCTGGCTATTAATTGGTTCTCTGTTatatttcatggagaagtgttatCTATGCAACTTTCTCAATCTTCAGTCTTTATTCCCGATACTTGTTTTAGAACTTGGAGAAGTTCTATTCAGACATTTATGTAGGTTTGGCTTAGCCATTTTtcttaaaatgattttttttttgtgatgcgAAGACTCCCATTTGATTGATATTATATGCATCTCTTTGTAAGCTTCTACCAGCTAGCAGCATAGAATTGTTGCTGGATCAACAAAACTTATGATTGTGGCTAGTATAGCTGAAGTTCCAATGTGCTAGGATCTTTAGGATGTATTATCATGGGAGTGATTTCTTGTCACATAAATGATCAAAaatgatatttatatatgtataacatGGAATAACTTTGTGTAGGATTTTTGTTTTAGATTTTTAGGTGTCCTATCCTGAAGAAGAGTTGCAATATTAGAAAAGTTGCGATACATGATATATCTTATATACTGGAGTCAATTTACCTTTTATCACAAATAAGTTTAACGGGAAGAAAAAGTAATTTAAGCTTCATGTTTTATGGAATAACCTCTTAATGCATTAGCATATCATACTCACTTAACAATATCtctgcatgtttaatgaaaacatGAATCATACTCTAATGTTTGTTTTTCAGTGCATAGTATTATATATTGAGTACTTTATATACATCAAGTTTATTCTGACATGAAGAGATCAACAGTGATTTCTCCATGAAGCAATTAATTGTTTAAGTGTGTAGATTCATTGAACTTCCTTTTCAATATTAACTAGTTTTATCTGCATGCCAATTTACTTGTAACGTGATGGGACTTCATGAATATATTATCCATGTTATCGAAATATCTTCATTGTTATTCATCATGTCACAGCCTTTGAAAATACATTCTAAGTGTTTTAGTTTGAGCATATTATGAGGAAAAACTATGTTTTTATATACAAGAAGCAAATGATGCTGATTTTATTTTTACTTATTTCACAGTGAAAATGGAGGGATCTAGCAAAGGAGGGGGTAGTGCTGATGTGGTTTTGCAAAATTATAAGCTAGGAAAGACTCTTGGCATTGGCTCATTTGGCAAGGTTAAGATTGCAGAGCATCTATTGACAGGGCACAAGGTTGCTATAAAAATCCTCAATCGTCGTAAAATAAAGAACATGGAAATGGAAGAAAAAGGTACATTAATTTATAAACTTAGATATGTATATagtatttaacacttttaagcaAATTGCTTGTATTGGCATAGATAACCATCTAAGGTTTGTATTACTACTTTGCTATATCTAGAATACACATTacatttatattaaatttttgtTGTATCATTTGTAATATTCAAGTGCTTGGAATTCCAAACAATGAATCAGCTGTAGGATTTTGTTCGTCTGCCTCAATCTGTTAATAGTTCTTCTTAGAAAATTTACTTCACTTTAGTCCTGATACCTTTTACTGTTAGAATTGCACATCTGCAATTTGGTCCTTATTTGCTGCTTGCATGATGTACTAAACTCTTGAATTATATTGCCGTGAGGAATACTTTATATTTTAGCAACTGAGTCACTAATTAAAAAGGTTATAATATTGTCTTGGATGCCAAAAATCATAGTTAGAGATTTACATGTAAAATTTCACATAGCAATCACTTATGTTGTGAACTTTAGTAAGTCCTAATGGAGTTCATCTTAAGCTAAATTTAGGACTTACCAAACTCAAATTCACAATAGAAGTCTCAGTAATGGCATAAATAACAGTATGTTCTGGAAGCAGAGGTCTTCTAGCAAAAATAACACTATGTTCTGGATCGTTGCTCTCACTATTCCCTGTCTGGTTGTTACTTTTTTCAACGATGTTTAACTTATGCCACCTTTTTGACATGAATGAATAAGAAATCCATTCAAGATGGTATCTGAACTTTAAAGGGTTCAAGTTAAACTAGCTGAACTTACAACATGGTTTCAGAAAGTCAATTGAGGTACAGGaaccaaatttttatatttaaaacatGAGCATGTTGTTTTAGGATCAGCTGGTGGGTATGAATTATGTTGTAGTTCTGGATCTGGGCTAAAGACAGTACAGTTGGTGATAAAATATGTTCTTAGGATCTGTCTCGAATAACATTGATATCTTCTAGGGAAAAACAGTTTGACTTGCTAGTTGTAACTACCAGGCTTTGTTAACATCTCTGTATTGACCAAAACTGTATAGTATGTTGGTTTCTGTAAGAATTTATTTGGTAGTGTCAATCTTCCATGTCTAACCTCTTTCTAATAAAGTGGGATGTGACTTGGCATAtgcaccagtgatttaaaaagcactaggcaccAAGCTCCAAATATGCCTAAGGCGCTAGGCACTCGCTCGAGCGAAAtgagatgctaaaatataaaaatatataatataatcaataaatataattatttaaataaaaatataatattaaattaagaaaatctaaagtACAaagtcacaatgtcacattaacaaaaagtctcaaaattcaatacaataaaattttacatcaaagtcattcaacataatcaatattatcgtcattttcaaacAAATTATCTTCATTGtattcgtcctcttcctctcgtCCTTTTTcttcattaaaatatattttattctttatgtcttcaataatagtaggagccgagcttgatgatgttacactcatttttctcttcatCATCTGTcttatatatgtttgtaattcttcaGCACTTGAAGCTCTTGCtacatctccccatgtcaatctatcatcttcaaatacaagcttatCTTCGGCATTTTACAAGTTGGCACCCATTTCTCCCACCAACCACTCGTttaaatcatcaatatcttgtaatGAGATTGGATCAATTCTCTTTCGCAAATCATGACGAGCCTTCAAagtttgattatactttatgtaaacaagattgtGTAATCGTTAatgttccaaccgatttcttctgtttgagtgaatctgtcatgtcatataatttaaaaatatattaatacatctatctaaataaataaattaattgaaacaaaaatatttagtgatccttacatgctcaaagacactccagtttcgctcacaaatTGAAGcattacatgtcaaactaagtattttaataataaattgcTACAAGTTTAGGGTGGAATTTCTAAATAGACCCTACCATTCGGTtgcaaatttatgttattattaacaataacatagtaacatactatagatgaaattaattatatcaaattattaataattGAAGatgtagttgtcctggatcgagcTATCATTAGAATTCCAAAAAGACTTTCGACATTTTTATATAGAGATAATtcacgaataatcttatcttgcaccTTAAGGCTTGGAACTAATTTTACAACGCACTAATATAACCcatccaaaacttctgcatcaaacccaacagatttaattttataaaagaattcaagGTTCAAATAATATCTCGCTGCATGTAAGGGACAATGAAGTTGACAATTTTATCTTTCGTTAATGATTGTGaaaaatttcttatattttttttatttttattaaaaaacctTTTAATCGTTTCCTTTGCTCTAtcgatagcctcataaatatatctcattgcaggcttattttcattatctacCAACCGAAGAACTCGAACCAGAggacccattacctttaatatataaactacatgattccaaaaggatgacattaagatgatattagtggccctcttgccttttgcttcttttgctcaTTTGTTTGTCACTCATTTCTCGGATGTAATCATGTTTCTCAGATTatatttttgacgatgcacgctttgTAATATCAAGAATGAAatagcaaatcgggtgacaccatatatcactaattctttgttgcttgtaaattctctcatcatattcaaagtctCAGTATGATTATAGAGAAATCTAACAACAAAGATTACCCTTTCTAAAGTTTTCTTGATGTCagaaatctttccaatatcctccaacattaaatcaatacaatgtaccgcacatggagtccaatataagtattatttttttttttcaagtaatttacttgagacaaaggataacaaaaatgataagacttaagagtttaacatatttaattgaagataaagtaattaaaaattaaaaaaaaaaaataaaagatgaatattactagctaatacatagttgtttccattgtcggttatgacttGAACGACATTTTGTTCTCTAATTTCTTTCACGaacttatcaaataaatcatatatcttgtctccagatttcacaaaaaatgaagcatctattgacttcacaaacatagtccctaaagaacagttaaccataaaattaattatactcctacgtCTCTTGTCGGTCCAAGCATCTGGCATAATAGAACAACCATGTGTTGCCTATGATTTTTCAtggccctttagtaagtcatttgtataatttaactcttttttcaataatggaactcgcatcttataataacttggaggttttaatcctgtaCCATAATtttcaatagcttcaatcatctccttaaaactgtctaaacgagttgtactaaagaGAAGATCAGCTTGATAGAAGAAACGAGCAATGCGTTGAattacagtgatttaaaaagcgctaggcgccaaaaggcgccaaggtccaaaaacgcctgaggcgctaagcgctcgcccaggcgctcgcccgagtgaagcgaggcgctaaaatataaaaatatataatataattaataaatataattatttaaaaatttaaataaaaatatgctattaaattaagaaaatctaagagcggcgggaaagggaaagggagcgggagggctcgcgggagtcgcgagcagagggaaggctcgcgggagggctcgcgagaggcgcgagcaacgggagggctcgcgggagtcgcgagcagcggaagggctcgcaggaggcgcgagcagctgggagggctcgcgggagtcgcgagcagcgggagggctcgcgggaggcgtgagcagcgacagcgacgagcagcggcagcgggagcaggagcgacgagcagcgagatcgggagcggcaacggcagcaggttaggattgggtaagggttatatcggtttagttggttcgattgaaccaactaacaaccgaaccaggaccgaaccagacctaaaatcctggttcggtcacttggtttacccaggcgctagcccgaagcacccagcgcctgggctcgggcgagcgcccaggcggcgcctgtttgaagcgcgccgcctgggacattagcgagacgttcgggcctcgcctcgcccgagcgcctaggcgagcgcccgagtggctctttcaatcactgctgaattattcttcctcttatttctttatcacaagcatcacttatatttgtttgtttgaattttgagcctcctgcttgcccttgttgcttctgtgatccttgaaacatatatagatcaatcgatccttttttacccttcttaatactcataacttttttttcttttttgtcatatATTTTTTTCCCAGTtaggttaatactcatagaataatcttcttttttatccctgagatgttcaacattatgCCCTGGTAAATTCCCGTAAAATTCATTCGTttacatcttcttttcattcatataagtcaacaactcttcttttacctcaggtggacacttcTTGCAAGttgttgcattcttgaaatttcctactatatgttgttttgcacgaaaaatactatCTTTAGTAGTCTTATCGCAATAGATGCAAGTCActacattaggatctttcggatcctttaaataattatacttccatgcaggatctttttttgatgtcattggagaatctattgagttgctctgtacacttgtcatttatcctgaaaccctaacaataatttcaaataaataaaaattagtagtattaaaatcaaaataatattttattaatctaataaataaaaatactggtACCAGTATACAattaacaatatactgttaacagtatactaagtcgagtcgatgtgagaagagagTGAGTAAGAGTAAGGTCGAGGCTATTGACTTAGAGCAGCGGCAACGACaatagcggcgagcagcgatagtggcagcggcgatagTGGCGGCGGCAAGTAGTGACAACAACAGcaagcagcgacagtggcagcggagaGCAGCGATAGCGGAGAGAGATAACGACAGCAAAGAGAGGCAACGGCAACAAAGAGGAAATGTCGGCGGCGGAATCgcaagcagggttagggttagggaagTAGCGAGAGGGATGCTaggaggctgatatcggtgctttagttggtttgattgaaccaactaacgcaaATGACACCGAACTAGACTTAAAATGCTAGTTCGGTGCCTGGTTTAGCCCAGGCGAGTgcccaggcggtgcctctttgaagcgcgtcgcttggACATTaaacgaggtgctcgggccttgcctcgccttgcccgagctcCTAGGAGAGCACttaagcgcctattgaaatcgttgATATGCACCAAGTAAAGGGCGTAACTCCATGTAATATGGTGATTGCTTTTTCCAAAACTGTCCTACAGTATGACATTCTTTTGTTGTTACCACCGTTTACTGAAGATCACTGCTTTTATTTACTCCATATGTCATGTTAAAATAGTACATGCTTTTACAGGTGGGTAATACAGTGCTATACATTTATACATGCAACAACATTTGACATAATTTGTAATTGTATTTTTTGAGGCATATATATCTACTGGATAAAAATATGAGGAATTTCATGTAAGTCTCGGTTCTCATTGTATTTAGAACTAAATTACATGTTACTTCCTTTTTAGATGCTAATTCGATATCTTATTTTTAGTCCTAAGTACCTTTTCCAAATAGATTATCCAGCATGACATTTTTTGTTATTCAATTACTGAAGGTTTTCTGCTCCTTTTTTGCCCCTTTAATCCTTTTCTGGTTTGTTAAaaacatgcataacatgattcatgGTTTACCCAGGAAGCATATGCAGAAGAGACGCATGCATGACATGGACATGCCAATGTGGCAAATTTTAAAAATTAGTACATGGCATGCCTAGACACTGATtggaattatattatttttatcctttttttgcTATATTTACACATTTGAGGTTACAGATTTTTTATGTTATTTCCATTTTTGTGTACTTAATGTTAATTTTTGTTTTTCTGATCAAAATTCCAGTTTTGCTATCAGAAAAGCCTTCACATGCTTTTCTGATGAAGCAAACAAACCAGATAGTAAGATCTAATATCAAGACCAATCATACAAAGCAGTATCCTACATGCAAATACAATTgcaatcatgatttttttatatattacaaaCAAGAACATCTTTTGTTTGCAAAAAGAATACCAATCACAGCTGTTCCTACATCCAGATATCATCTAGAAATCGAGGCTAAGCTAGATATATGAAATGTGCCCCAGCAGAGGAAAAAGAACCAAGAAAATTGAGGAGGCTCAGTAGTTGAGGTGGGATCAAGCTTGTCGGCACTTGGAACTACTTGGCTATACAAATTGCCTTCCTGTCATATCAAGGAACCAATCATGGTCCTCTATTGAGCCCTTAGGTTTTTCATTAGGAGTATCTTATTGGCCTAGGTCTCCTGTTCATCAATGCATGGAACTCCACCACCACATTAGTACTTACGCATGTGGGAAATGGTGACTTTTCGGGGGGAGATCCACTACCAAGTGGTCCATTGCCTCTGTCAATGGGAAGCTCTGCAGTTGTATTGGAGTCACAAGGATAACTTGCATTTATATGTAAAGGCTAAACAACTTTATCTAAGATACATAGGAATGCTAATTTTATAAACTGGTTCTGATTAACCATAACACAAGCTGTGGATACTGGACAAGTTTTCTGCCATTTCTGTGTATTTGTTTCATACATGTTTCTAACATTGTCATGGCTCCATACCTGCATTGCAGTGAGACGAGAGATCAAAATATTGAGATTATTTATGCATCCCCATATTATCCATCTTTATGAGGTCATAGAGACACATTCAGATATTTATGTCGTGATGGAATATGTTAAATCCGGCGAGCTATTTGATTATATCGTTGAAAAGGGGAGGTTGCAAGAAGATGAGGCTCGACGGTTTTTTCAACAGGTATTCGAGAACAGAttgctacttcattacctttctcTGAAGTCTGAACAGCATCTTAAAATCATCATATAGGTCTTGAATAAGCATACAATGTTGTTAAAAGATATAGTCTGGAGCGAAAGAATCAAatcatttatctctaaaaacagaTCTGTGGCtggaaaagatccatgtagtcaaTCCCATTAATTGGAATTTCATGCTTTGTTCTTCAGAAGAATAATTCATGCAGTGTGTTGAACTTTGGAAATACAATTAATAATCTATTTTATATCTTGTGGCAGACCTGATACTGATCTGTGTGAAAAGCTTTTTCCGTCTAATAACCATATAACTCAGTGCCAATTGTTATTCGTTTTTTACTTTTTTAGTAATACCAGGTGGTATAGGTTGGTGTACCATTTGGTATACCTGCATGTACAGTCCAATGAGGTGTTAAACCAATGTTGGACTAAGATTTTCAACTTTGATACAAAGGATGGTTTTAAATCTTGATCCGATACTGATATTGATTCTCAATCAGACTAGTGTTGCTAGCGTTACGCAGACCTATACCTCTTCGTATcactaaatagaaaaaataaaaaaggctacTGGTTCCTTGTCTGACCATAAATCCTCGGCAGCATGGTACCTATCATTGTTATTGAAAACCATGGTCCTAAGATTTAAAAGATGTAGGACTACTTTTTTCCCCCTTATGTTTGACAAAATATCTATGCTTTCCTCAAAACAGATCATATCTGGTGTTGAATACTGTCATAGAAACATGGTAGCTCATCGGGATTTGAAACCAGAGAACTTGCTCTTAGATTCGAAATGCAATGTTAAAATCGCTGACTTTGGCCTAAGTAATGTCATGCGTGATGGTCATTTTCTGAAGACTAGCTGTGGGAGCCCAAACTATGCTGCCCCTGAGGTTTGTAGATATTCCACTGGACTAAATTTGGTATTCCATTTGCATCTTTTGACTTCTATTATGTGTGTTTATCTTCATTTGTATAGGTAATTTCTGGAAAATTATATGCTGGACCTGAGGTTGATGTATGGAGTTGTGGTGTTATTCTTTATGCTCTTCTCTGTGGAACCCTTCCCTTTGATGATGAGAACATACCTAATTTGTTTAAGAAAATAAAGGCAAGAAATCTTGTACATATTATATTTAACTGTCACTCCAGCTTTATAAACCAACACAACACTCAAATTGTGTTTTCTTATCAAAATCTTTAGAGCGGGATATACACCCTTCCTAGCCATTTGTCAGCTCTTGCAAGGGATTTGATTCCCAGAATGCTTGTTGTTGATCCTATGAAGCGAATAACCATTCGTGAGATTCGTGAACATCCATGGTTCCAAATGCGTCTACCTCGGTATTTGGCTGTGCCTCCACCTGATACAATGCAGCAAGCTAGGAAGGCAAGTACTTTCTGGGATTGTTAATTAAGTCGTACACTATTATTAGACGCAATGACTAATATTGCTTTAGCTGATGGTGATTTGTCTATAAATGCTTCTGTTATTGGTTAATACTAGATGTTTCATGGATTTCGTCAAGTACAAGTGCTGAGTAGAAAATTATGATAATCATTTTTAAAAAGAATTTAGATAAAA of the Musa acuminata AAA Group cultivar baxijiao chromosome BXJ2-10, Cavendish_Baxijiao_AAA, whole genome shotgun sequence genome contains:
- the LOC135582215 gene encoding SNF1-related protein kinase catalytic subunit alpha KIN10-like isoform X4, with product MKMEGSSKGGGSADVVLQNYKLGKTLGIGSFGKVKIAEHLLTGHKVAIKILNRRKIKNMEMEEKVRREIKILRLFMHPHIIHLYEVIETHSDIYVVMEYVKSGELFDYIVEKGRLQEDEARRFFQQIISGVEYCHRNMVAHRDLKPENLLLDSKCNVKIADFGLSNVMRDGHFLKTSCGSPNYAAPEVISGKLYAGPEVDVWSCGVILYALLCGTLPFDDENIPNLFKKIKSGIYTLPSHLSALARDLIPRMLVVDPMKRITIREIREHPWFQMRLPRYLAVPPPDTMQQARKIDDDIIQEVIKMGFDKNQLVESLHNRISNEATVSYYLLLDNRFRAMSGYLGGDFQETMFF
- the LOC135582215 gene encoding SNF1-related protein kinase catalytic subunit alpha KIN10-like isoform X1 produces the protein MKMEGSSKGGGSADVVLQNYKLGKTLGIGSFGKVKIAEHLLTGHKVAIKILNRRKIKNMEMEEKVRREIKILRLFMHPHIIHLYEVIETHSDIYVVMEYVKSGELFDYIVEKGRLQEDEARRFFQQIISGVEYCHRNMVAHRDLKPENLLLDSKCNVKIADFGLSNVMRDGHFLKTSCGSPNYAAPEVISGKLYAGPEVDVWSCGVILYALLCGTLPFDDENIPNLFKKIKSGIYTLPSHLSALARDLIPRMLVVDPMKRITIREIREHPWFQMRLPRYLAVPPPDTMQQARKIDDDIIQEVIKMGFDKNQLVESLHNRISNEATVSYYLLLDNRFRAMSGYLGGDFQETMDYGVPPMSSSENSEFAHRLPGYMDPQGIGLRSQLPVERKWALGLQSRAHPREIMTEVLKALQELNVRWKRIGHYNMKCCYIPGFSDHAESMLNNSPHANHSFSDESAIVESDNIVKFEIQLYKTREEKYLLDLQRVSGSQLLFLDLCAAFLAQLRVL
- the LOC135582215 gene encoding SNF1-related protein kinase catalytic subunit alpha KIN10-like isoform X3 yields the protein MEGSSKGGGSADVVLQNYKLGKTLGIGSFGKVKIAEHLLTGHKVAIKILNRRKIKNMEMEEKVRREIKILRLFMHPHIIHLYEVIETHSDIYVVMEYVKSGELFDYIVEKGRLQEDEARRFFQQIISGVEYCHRNMVAHRDLKPENLLLDSKCNVKIADFGLSNVMRDGHFLKTSCGSPNYAAPEVISGKLYAGPEVDVWSCGVILYALLCGTLPFDDENIPNLFKKIKSGIYTLPSHLSALARDLIPRMLVVDPMKRITIREIREHPWFQMRLPRYLAVPPPDTMQQARKIDDDIIQEVIKMGFDKNQLVESLHNRISNEATVSYYLLLDNRFRAMSGYLGGDFQETMDYGVPPMSSSENSEFAHRLPGYMDPQGIGLRSQLPVERKWALGLQSRAHPREIMTEVLKALQELNVRWKRIGHYNMKCCYIPGFSDHAESMLNNSPHANHSFSDESAIVESDNIVKFEIQLYKTREEKYLLDLQRVSGSQLLFLDLCAAFLAQLRVL